A part of Chiloscyllium punctatum isolate Juve2018m chromosome 27, sChiPun1.3, whole genome shotgun sequence genomic DNA contains:
- the LOC140453522 gene encoding protein FAM110C-like isoform X1 produces MKPVTPVSSPSPLRLLNKGPEYLRRQMESGNRGRAPSAVERLEADKPKYVKSQRVMNAKQETIVSPSVTPQPSAQNWVRSDEARSLCHDFDARKENANLEQLNNIRNVFVDKPSHNPVVTRRTTSKRVMRPDSLIIYRQKRDCKTGSSENSRGYNFIRRLFQGSTRDKQVSSLELPKIILKEGSRSFSEGNSPVMSRISHLNDCEAREVENLCTKHFTNKEIPDSVSPNLCLTRTLNLPSNLSEANSQTALRSGTLQHPNLDHLLRNSVALSEEERFFNYCGLDPDVAEYLGLSNLSPAPSDSISPRIQNVSMTESDGSEFSHGSRDGEGLCEEEVHEQVSLGISVIERNARIIKWLYSCKKAKEGPRESTV; encoded by the coding sequence ATGAAGCCAGTCACTCCAGTtagctccccctcccctctcaggCTGCTAAACAAAGGCCCTGAGTATCTACGCAGACAAatggaaagtgggaacaggggccGGGCACCGAGTGCTGTTGAGAGACTTGAAGCAGACAAGCCTAAGTATGTCaagagccagagagtgatgaacgcCAAGCAAGAGACAATTGTCAGCCCTTCTGTAACGCCACAGCCTTCTGCTCAAAATTGGGTCAGATCAGATGAGGCAAGAAGTCTGTGCCATGATTTTGATGCCAGAAAAGAGAATGCCAATTTGGAACAGCTCAACAACATTAGAAATGTTTTTGTGGACAAACCATCCCACAATCCAGTGGTCACAAGGAGGACCACCTCCAAGAGAGTCATGAGGCCAGACTCCTTAATCATTTACCGGCAAAAACGTGACTGCAAGACAGGCAGCAGCGAGAACTCCAGAGGCTATAACTTCATCCGACGCCTTTTTCAGGGGTCCACCAGGGACAAACAGGTGAGCTCCCTCGAATTGCCAAAGATCATCCTGAAGGAGGGCAGTAGGTCTTTCTCTGAAGGCAATTCCCCTGTCATGTCACGCATTAGTCATCTCAATGACTGTGAAGCAAGAGAGGTTGAAAATCTTTGTACCAAACACTTTACTAACAAGGAAATTCCTGACTCAGTTTCTCCAAACCTTTGCTTAACCAGAACTCTCAACCTGCCAAGTAACCTTTCTGAAGCGAATAGCCAAACAGCCTTAAGAAGCGGGACTTTGCAACATCCAAACCTGGACCACTTGCTGCGTAACTCTGTTGCTTTGTCGGAAGAAGAAAGGTTTTTTAATTACTGTGGACTTGACCCAGACGTGGCAGAGTACCTTGGGCTGTCCAACCTCTCTCCTGCTCCTTCAGACTCAATATCACCCAGAATTCAGAATGTCAGCATGACTGAGAGTGACGGCAGTGAATTCTCTCATGGAAGCAGAGATGGTGAAGGCCTTTGTGAGGAAGAAGTTCACGAGCAGGTCTCTTTGGGAATATCCGTCATTGAACGAAATGCACGGATCATCAAGTGGTTGTACAGTTGCAAAAAGGCCAAAGAAGGACCAAGGGAGTCAACAGTGTAG